The following proteins are co-located in the Leishmania donovani BPK282A1 complete genome, chromosome 26 genome:
- a CDS encoding peroxisomal membrane protein 4, putative, giving the protein MLTAVPKAEPRCHTVPTFSGPHGAVLERINCMIASGDFDVFFTALKGFRNGLVYGTRVRAPHALVLNLVWSKSPYSSMPAKIFSVTKTHALGLGYSSVTFAVVRGLLRKLQGTTHAWHNALAGFMIGALFWGDPSNGVHIQMMMYILARIVCALYHLLISKCAAPIPPVAYRLYMGCLWCLAIMFLMYSPDKLQSSMAQSLEYIFKDSGKFSSWYDLFVVNAVETPK; this is encoded by the coding sequence ATGCTCACCGCTGTTCCTAAAGCCGAGCCGAGGTGCCACACTGTGCCGACCTTCTCCGGCCCCCACGGCGCCGTCTTGGAGCGCATCAACTGCATGATCGCCTCCGGCGACTTCGACGTCTTCTTCACCGCCCTCAAGGGGTTTCGCAACGGTCTCGTTTACGGCACGCGTGTCCGTGCCCCACACGCCCTCGTGCTGAACCTGGTCTGGAGCAAGTCGCCGTACAGCTCGATGCCCGCCAAGATCTTCAGTGTCACAAAGACGCACGCTTTAGGCCTCGGGTACAGCTCGGTTACcttcgccgtcgtgcgcggCCTCCTGCGTAAATTGCAAGGGACGACGCACGCATGGCACAACGCCTTGGCAGGGTTCATGATCGGCGCTCTGTTCTGGGGCGACCCGAGCAACGGCGTCCACATCCAGATGATGATGTACATACTGGCCCGAATCGTGTGCGCTCTCTACCACCTGCTTATCTCCAAGTGCGCCGCGCCTATTCCGCCGGTGGCGTACCGACTGTACATGGGCTGCTTGTGGTGCCTGGCCATCATGTTCCTCATGTACTCGCCAGACAAACTGCAGTCATCCATGGCGCAGTCCCTGGAGTACATCTTCAAGGACAGCGGCAAGTTCAGCAGCTGGTACGACCTCTTCGTGGTGAACGCCGTTGAGACTCCGAAGTGA
- a CDS encoding metallopeptidase, putative encodes MGLLLSRIEVQPFTETHMDGSRDAGFPASQTDGAVNGVCSRGSATAVSTAGAAPATLSSSAAKREKVAYIWGTHIGERNVQRSDRVEMSAESVASATEAADRMTTDTRALTYMVGWHHSHPRIPAVPSSVDLCTQRRFQQYTESG; translated from the coding sequence atggggctgctgctgagccgcATTGAGGTACAGCCCTTCACGGAGACGCACATGGACGGCAGTCGCGATGCCGGCTTCCCCGCGAGTCAGACGGATGGCGCCGTCAATGGCGTCtgcagccgtggcagcgccaccgccgtcagcaccgccggcgcagcacctgcgacgctttcctcctcggcggccaAACGGGAAAAGGTGGCCTACATTTGGGGCACGCACATCGGGGAGCGTAatgtgcagcgcagcgatCGAGTAGAGATGTCGGCCGAGTCCGTTGCGTCAGCTACCGAAGCGGCAGATCGCATGACGACTGACACAAGAGCGCTCACCTACATGGTGGGATGGCATCACAGCCATCCGAGGATTCCAGCCGTGCCGTCGTCTGTGGACCTATGCACGCAGAGGAGGTTTCAACAGTACACGGAGAGCGGCTGA
- a CDS encoding phosphatidyltransferase, putative — MAAMAPKPTSSNPVKVFFFVPNIIGYARIAASIMAYLVARDYPALCLVLYAASFLLDAADGMAARVLDQCSNFGAILDMLTDRASTAGFLVVLDSVLQPMPYRYTCVLAILLFLDVASHFCRMYASVFIRKDSHKDVSDSIFWLLRVYYINGRVMSFFCIGQEFAYIFLYAWANYASVAVVGDLLWYAFAVCVVPCFLKQVVNVQQLVDGLYHIACVDAQKRCAQGK; from the coding sequence ATGGCGGCAATGGCTCCAAAGCCGACGAGCTCGAATCCCGTCAAGGTCTTCTTCTTCGTGCCAAACATTATCGGCTATGCCCGGATAGCGGCGTCGATCATGGCTTATCTGGTGGCACGCGACTACCCTGCGCTGTGCCTCGTGCTCTACGCGGCCTCCTTCCTGCTGGACGCGGCCGACGGCATGGCGGCTCGTGTGTTGGATCAGTGCTCGAACTTTGGCGCCATTCTGGACATGCTCACCGATCGTGCCTCGACGGCTGGCTTCCTGGTGGTGCTTGACAGCGTACTGCAACCCATGCCGTACCGCTACACATGTGTTCTCGCCATACTTCTCTTCCTCGACGTGGCGTCTCATTTTTGCCGCATGTACGCCTCCGTCTTTATTCGAAAGGATAGCCACAAGGACGTCTCGGACAGCATCTtctggctgctgcgcgtgtaCTACATAAACGGCCGCGTGATGAGCTTCTTCTGCATCGGGCAGGAGTTCGCGTACATTTTCCTGTACGCATGGGCGAACTACGCGAGTGTCGCGGTGGTGGGCGACCTTCTGTGGTACGCCTTCGCGGTGTGCGTGGTGCCCTGCTTCCTGAAGCAGGTCGTCAATGTTCAGCAGCTCGTGGATGGTCTCTACCACATCGCTTGCGTGGACGCTCAGAAGCGCTGCGCGCAAGGCAAATAA
- a CDS encoding protein kinase, putative has translation MVALKTSASPSVYPAKVSVSARPSSQISAADQTAVERLQDLSYAEVQEAQEWLARAGSAKQAWAVSRSVPVVRPTEAVAADPLANESGGTAAALLEAAPASLDVAANLRFSQFFRASLMEEDSDDAAMSDGGRGAVHGGAGKDTGTREAVEMTRAGDVRRSTGPTRSCGEAAPRSCQHGGAFPSAWPYVASEFDGPGADVEVEKGDDDDLTDSPITGVPPSSTHLHRTSVDADGKAAAPLPDSSIFLSPSAPGASAKCTLVWPASPLLAERDSSTPARRSLSPATTARRWSLSCFDIGRRIGHGHSGKTFLAREKYSKVVVALKVFNDDYAQRHEGGTNMVERAMRLQAAAGRHCPHIVRLYAFFTDARRCYAALEYADAGDLATHLLRQPQQRLPEAQAQVIVYHVALALRHLHEQRVVHRAVTMRNVLLRRSEAGATAKLGDFASAVHLADGRARWLGELGGSHDGGRSLEYAAPEVICGRGWSCKSDMWALGILVFEMICGHHPFDHVSAAEMKRLICSGAACHSPHALSRTGMSFVRSLLCVDEAARSSAATALAHPFLSVNAAATTPAVASAMQDTAASGRTEPAGSAAQAAPASVAVAEEACMGAVALPVSRDLSSTFSLAAVLANTEANCGNDGGHSRSTAAMPTGTKTTISCAGASLVSPAPRDDIPYARRDGNPSASSLTTTSPSPTVTPFSTAQRVTGTTRRAHGAAWHTADAVAPAASLLSTSSPGPLMSFALLTHPWQSTALPPSVTLSASSLFGALSDEEADTSSGRRPSATRLRSPGNASRHSPTTTLSDMSASVLSTTRTPTTLASGAAQPTGGAFTDSAAAESVLSGSFKSGNTHNTIYLHSQQHHARHGQQQEQQETPAAYGALGTTRSGERRRSEDTRGDCSVTVSSWTPRPSCDARTEWATQDADVSVSSLTVSSTSSSSMRAVVPQASFHTRASDAPPRQLTGRIASPMAVNGALQAERLPLTGRLASSTITLTSVRGAPGAPKAAVTSSHARRPPPGTKRLSKRRECSLRLAFETLSDEDSW, from the coding sequence ATGGTGGCCCTAAAGACGTCCGCATCTCCTTCTGTCTACCCCGCCAAGGTGTCAGTGTCTGCGAGACCGTCCTCGCAGATCTCAGCAGCAGATCAGACCGctgtggagcggctgcaagATCTCTCCTACGCGGAGGTGCAAGAGGCGCAGGAGTGGCTTGCTAGGGCCGGAAGCGCCAAGCAGGCGTGGGCCGTCTCACGGTCTGTCCCTGTCGTGCGGCCGACAGaggccgttgccgccgacCCGCTCGCGAAcgaaagcggcggcacagcagctgcgctgttggaagcggcgccggcttCGCTGGACGTGGCGGCTAATCTGCGCTTTTCTCAGTTTTTTCGTGCGTCACtgatggaggaggacagcgatGACGCCGCCATGAGCGATGGtgggcgcggcgccgtccacgGAGGAGCTGGGAAAGACACGGGCACGAGAGAAGCAGTGGAGATGACGAGGGCGGGCGAcgtgaggcgcagcaccggcccCACGCGTTCGTGTGGTGAggctgcgccgcgcagtTGCCAACACGGTGGCGCGTTTCCGTCGGCTTGGCCGTACGTTGCCAGCGAATTCGATGGGCCGGGTGCTGAcgtggaggtggagaagggggaTGACGATGACCTCACCGACTCTCCCATCACGGgcgtgccgccgtcgagTACGCACCTGCACCGCACCAGCGTTGATGCTGATGGTAaggctgctgctcctctgcctgATTCGTCCATTTTTCTTTCGCCATCCGCTCCGGGGGCCAGCGCCAAGTGTACACTGGTCTGGCCTGCCTCGCCACTGCTTGCGGAGAGAGACTCCAGCACCCCGGCGCGGCGCTCCCTGTCGCCAGCCACTACTGCGAGGCGGTGGTCGCTATCGTGTTTTGATATCGGGCGCCGTATCGGGCACGGGCACTCCGGCAAGACGTTCCTTGCGCGGGAAAAGTACAGCAAAGTCGTCGTGGCCCTCAAGGTTTTCAACGACGACTACGCTCAGCGCCACGAAGGCGGGACGAATATGGTCGAGCGTGCGATGCGACtacaggcagcagcaggacgGCACTGCCCCCACATTGTAAGGCTCTATGCGTTCTTCACGGATGCGCGACGCTGTTACGCTGCTCTGGAGTACGCGGACGCTGGTGACCTCGCCACtcacctccttcgccagccgcagcaacgCCTGCCTGAGGCGCAGGCCCAGGTCATCGTGTACCACGTGGCGCTGGCACTGCGGCACTTGCACGAGCAACGCGTTGTGCACCGCGCTGTGACGATGCGCAACGTGCtactgcgccgcagcgaggcgggAGCGACCGCCAAACTCGGCGACTTCGCATCCGCCGTGCACCTGGCCGACGGGCGCGCTCGCTGGCTCGGCGAGCTCGGCGGCTCCCATGATGGAGGGCGGTCGCTGGAGTACGCGGCACCGGAGGTGATTTGCGGCCGCGGATGGTCGTGCAAGTCTGACATGTGGGCACTCGGTATCCTTGTGTTTGAGATGATCTGCGGCCACCACCCCTTCGATCACGTTTCGGCGGCTGAGATGAAGCGGCTCAtttgcagcggtgccgcctgccACTCGCCGCATGCGCTGTCGCGCACCGGCATGTCGTTTGTGCGGTCGCTTTTATGCGTCGATGAggcagcgcgcagcagcgccgcaacgGCACTGGCGCACCCGTTTTTGAGTGTTaatgccgccgccaccacgcctGCTGTGGCGAGCGCCATGCAGGACACAGCAGCAAGCGGCCGCACAGAACCTGCCGGGTCGGCTGCccaggcggcgccggcgagcgtAGCCGTTGCCGAGGAGGCGTGCATgggtgcggtggcgctgcctgTCAGTCGTGACTTGTCGAGCACGTTTTCGCTCGCTGCAGTGCTGGCCAACACAGAGGCCAACTGCGGCAACGACGGTGGCCACAGTCGCTCGACGGCTGCCATGCCGACAGGCACAAAAACTACCATcagctgcgcaggcgctTCTCTAGTCTCTCCGGCGCCGAGGGACGACATCCCGTACGCGCGGCGGGATGGAAACCCATCGGCTAGCTCTCTCACCACGActtcgccatcgccgacCGTCACCCCCTTTTCCACTGCCCAGCGCGTGACCGGAACAACAAGGCGTGCACATGGCGCGGCATGGCACACAGCGGATGCGGTCGCTCCAGCGGCGTCTCTGTTGTCTACCAGCTCTCCTGGCCCCTTGATGTCCTTCGCGCTTCTAACACACCCCTGGCAGAgcactgcgctgccgccctcggtGACTCTGTCGGCTTCCTCGCTCTTTGGCGCCCtgagcgacgaggaggcggataCAAGCTCGGGCCGCCGGCCGAGCGCCACGAGGCTTAGGTCTCCTGGAAACGCCAGCCGACACAGCCCGACGACGACCCTCAGCGACATGTCGGCCAGCGTGCTCTCCACGACACGAACGCCGACTACGCTTGCGTCGGGGGCAGCTCAGCCTACCGGAGGTGCGTTCACTgacagcgctgcggctgagaGTGTGCTTAGCGGCAGCTTTAAGAGCGGCAACACTCACAATACTATCTATCTTCACTCCCAACAGCATCACGCCCGCCACGGtcagcagcaagagcagcaggagacCCCGGCAGCATATGGCGCACTGGGCACGACGCGTAGCGGTGAGAGAAGGCGCAGCGAGGACACTAGAGGAGACTGCTCCGTGACCGTCAGCAGCTGGACGCCGCGCCCATCGTGTGATGCGCGCACGGAGTGGGCCACCCAGGACGCAGACGTGTCTGTATCATCCTTGACGGTCTcatcgacgtcgtcgtcctccatGCGCGCGGTGGTTCCTCAAGCAAGCTTTCACACCCGTGCTTCAGACGCGCCCCCGCGGCAGCTAACTGGCCGCATTGCATCGCCGATGGCAGTcaacggcgcgctgcaggcaGAGCGGTTGCCGCTGACTGGCCGACTGGCCTCCTCGACCATCACTTTAACTAGCGTCAGAGGCGCACCTGGTGCCCCCAAGGCAGCAGTCACATCATCACAcgcgaggaggccgccgccaggAACGAAAAGGCTCAGCAAGCGGCGAGAGTGCTCGCTGCGACTTGCCTTTGAAACATTGAGCGACGAGGACAGCTGGTGA